TATCCATCAAAGCCTACTCAACACTTCATCTTCTCAACCATTCTTTTCCATAAGTAGAAAAAAACTCCATAGCTCAAAGCTTCTTTATCTCTCCTCTAGAAAATTCTTCCACCACCCTTAACCACCACCAAATTCCATTCAAATTCAAATCTGACACCACTTTCAAGCACCCTTTTGCCTCTTCTACCATGTCTCAAAGCACAAGATCCACACGAGCCACCGTTAAATCATCCAACCCACCTCTTGCTCAAGTAGACCGCCCACCAAGAGCCATCCGCTCCACTAGAAAGACAACTGCTTCCGGTGCTCGGGTCGTCAGAGTTAACATTCCGACCGCTCTTACTCGGCAATACAACGCTCCATTTGAAATCCGTTCGGTTGCGGAAGGGGAGTGGTATGAGAAACTCAAGGATAGAGGTATTGCCGTCCCTTTTTCTATTTGTATGAAGTCTATGAGGTGTTTGGGCATCCATGAGGTATTGAAGAAATTCCTCGAGAACTTggaattgaagaagatggtggAATCTCCGCATGAGTATCGTGAGGCACTCACCTACGAGTTCTTCACAACGCTCTAGATTTCGCCTGACAACAACACGACTATTGAATATCGCTTGGGGGCAAGGATTGGGTGTACTCTTTAGATGACTTGTGCACCAATTTTCGTATGGTGAATGATGGTAAGAAATTCATGTCGGCGCCCGACAATTTTGATAACAATGCTTTATGGAATGAGGTTTCGGGCAAAGGTCATTTTGGTGCCAAGATTTCAAAGGTGAATGAGGTGCGGGACATAGCCATGGTGGTGGTACTTAAATGGTATGGGCATTCATATTGCTGGCGCCACGAGTACTCCAAGGTGGCAAGAGCGGACTTGCCCATTCTCGATGCTCTTGTGCACCCGGAAAACGCTGAAATTCAAGTCAATGTGGCGCACCGTTTCATCAGGATGTTGCAACAAATACtcaataagaagaagaagattggTAATGGATGGTTTATCATGGCGTTGACGAAAAGGGATTCGGATTTTGATGCTAGAAATTACGTGATTTCGTCTCCAAAGATGATCGATTTGGATCACTTGACCACGGCTGCATATGTGCACAAAGGCAAAGTTCTAAGCAAACATAGACGTCAAAATCGGGAGGAAACGCGCCCCGGGGAACCATTCCCGAGATAAGGAGGTGATTTTCTAATGAAAGAACCGGATCCAAGAAAGCCAAAGGAGAGTGAGGAGGAAAGGAAAAGAAGCGTCCAGAACTAGTGCCGAAGGAGAGGGAGTTCCGGAAGGGGTGCAAGCTCTGAATGATTTTGAGGTAAACTATTTTGAGGCGGAACAACACCTATTTATGGAAGAACGAAGGCAAATGTGGAAGAGGATGGAATATGAGCAAAAGAGGCTCCGGGCAAGACAAAGGCGCCAAGAAAAAAATTGCGCGATTACTTTAATGCCCAAGGCGGCACGCGCTACCCATCGCCCACTGCATCACCCGAATCACCGTGTTTGATTGAATACAAAGATTTGATTCTCTAACCCAAACTcgatttaattttcattttttgtctTATTTCTTAGTATTGAAGGCATTGTTTCAAAATAGTATGAGGAGTGTTGGAAAATTGAATCTCGTTATGTTAGTTTGTTTTAGGATGTTTTTTCGTGTGAGTCTAATTGTCTTAGGATGTTTGAGTGGCCTCCACTAAACTCTTGTACCAAGCTTGTTGAATGCTTTTAGTGAAATTTAGTGAATTTGGCAATGACTTCAACTGTATTAACCTTCAATTATCTCTTGAACTTGAATTTCATAATGCATTTTTCTAGCTTAAACAATTAGTTTCGATTCTTGCTTAATGAAATGCCAATTTGTATGACATGTTGCGAAGGGATATAGTGAAATTGATCTTTAGTTGTTAACTCTCGAATATGACGGTTTTAGCTTAATGCAGATGCATGATTTGCAgcaatttgaaacatttgtgtctttttctaatttttggaCATGATTGGCGTGAGAACATAGAAATTGAACACTAGGCATAACACCACATatttttttagcgtttttgactTTTGAGCCTAAATTCTTTGTGTGAGTGTCGATTGCATgatattcctagaacttgctcggtgtccgttcaaAGTTGCATTGTTGAGTAATTGACAACTAGATGAATGTGGCAATTTGTATCATCCCATTTAACTTACACCTCTTGTAAAAAGCCTACCCTTTACCCCTAGATTACACAAACTTGAGCCTAAACCTTTCTTTGGATTACACACATTACACACATTTATCTTTCAACAAATTACCCTTTTTAAAGAACAAATTTGACTTGAATAACTTAAGTTGAGAAAAATATGATACTAGCTGATGTTTAGAAAGAAAAAGTGAACAAGTgctcaaaaagaaaaattttccgtgagaaaaagaaaaaaaaagcaaaagaaagaaagaattaaaaaaaaaaatacaaaaaaaaattattagagagTGAATAAAGGcattgaaaaattcaaaaagttcATGTGTTAGAAAATTTTCCAAGCTAGATCATTtgtgttttaaaaaaatgttttcgAGTCAAGTTTAACCAAAAAACATCTCTTTTACCTACCCCTAACGcttagccaagttacaacccaattCAGGTCCATATGATAGTTGTCGATTACCGAGTTAaatagcggagtccgggactaagagcaagcctatggtgaataTGCATTTGTATTGTGAGCTTAATACTTGTTGCACCGTAAACACTTGTGTGATAGAGTGACACCTTGTGAGGATATATATGCTATTGTTCAATGCTTATGTTTGCTATGCCATAACTTGCCCAATGTTTTGCTTGACCAAATATTCgcatgtcccgtagatgatGGTGATAGCTTGATTGTTCGAGATGGACCTTAGGCTAATGAAATTGTGTTCTCTTTGTTTTCAGAAtatgtcattataattgcattgctcatttgtttgcatcgcTTATAGTTATTAATGTTAGACATttgttgtaataccccgtacgtttgACATTGCCAGAGTTGGCAAATTGTCCTTTTTCCGATAACCCGAGCTAGTGGAATAAGGATTATCAAAGCCAGACATTGAGGtaagacccgagtaggtcgatTTTAAGAATTCTAATTCAGAAagtttgatattataatttattaaaggaTAAAAATTGGGACTAAAGGAAACGATaagaaaagttattaaaataaagtttaggtcCCAAATTGGTAAACAATAAGTTAATTCTCGGGAATTGCAGTTCAAAGATAATAATTacgagttagtattatttatttgaatataaataatacgtacgtattTGAGTTAAAACGAGAAATTGATTGattagttaaaatagaaagttgaAAGAGAAATGGTCAAAACAAAATACGTGAGGAATCAAAAAGTTCAattagccaaactatatataagAATTCATATGAATATCAATTCTAGAAGAGAAGAGAAGAACCATCAGAAAAGGAAAACGAAGTAGAAGTTGGCGATCGCTAGGGCTTGGTCATTCGGCATCCGAATCACGTGATTTTCGTTCCGATCTCTTCAGAATTTCGTTCTTTACCATCTTTGGCATCatatcgaggtaagcttgacgttttggctAAGGTTTTGGTGATATATGGGGCTGTTTTAATGTTGTGACGTTGCGGTTGGATCAAATTTGCTTAAATCACGTTTTTATAGTCATTTTTTATGGTTTTTGAGTTGGTTTTGGTGTGTAATTGAAGTGGTAGTATGTCGGGATCGTTTGGATGGCTTTCCGATATTCAGAGACGTGTCGGAACATCTCTAGGAGTTGTTTTCGAcagtctcacgacgtgagacatgGGTCTCACGACATGAGACCAccctctcacgtcgtgagagggCATGGCACACCGTGCCCAGCCAATTTTTAGCCGGGTACGACATGACGAGGCCCGAAGCGACTTATCCTAGCCTAATACCATGTTTTGGACTCCGAAAAACATGAAATTGGTTATGGAACTCGACTTTTTGAATTAGGTTTTCAAAATGGATACTTCAAGCTGAGTTTAATCGATTTAGTGAACACCACGAAGGGTATGAAACAAGTATAAGATTATGATTAAAGATTAACGGGTTTACAAACTGTATTAAGGTCGGATTGGGTTAACCTATGTTTGTAACTTAAGGTTTTAAGTATACGAGGTTCACGTTTATATACTAAACGTGTATTTGATTTGAACATGTAACAGACATATCAGAAAATTACGAGGTCGACGAGTTTGGATTAGCGGGGTTTGATCATTATATCGATAATATTTTAGATTAGATAGCGGTCCATGTGAGTTTCATTTTACTTTCCTGTATTATTCGTAAAATCTATCtgatatattataaatagtattatcgcatacatcgcatattatatgatttgatttgtatagTATATTGTCGATTGATTGTTTTAAGTATAAGAAACTGGTGTGCGATCCGAGGAaacaactacctattgggtgtcaataggatgtgtgatcactagtgtcAGATAAGTTTTAGCAAATAGAATTAGACTAACTTCGTTGTGTGAGATACAAGAGTCACcttggtggaactatcccgcGACCTATATCTAATGAGTcgccttggttgaactatcccgggactcatatcgatcgttgGATTTGAGATGGTACGagtcaccttggttgaactatcccgggactcatATCGATTGTTGGATTTGAGATGGTACGagtcaccttggttgaactatcccgggattGTACAAGATGGTATTGGTTGATTTGGTTGAAATATCCAGTAACTTACCATCATGATTAAGAAATTATTACCGCTTTTGAATACTAGGAAATGCCTAGTTTAGGATTGTTTTTAagtttagggtttcgatcggatcaattACTtggattatattttatattgtataaATGATTGTTTTATATACGtcgttatttttataatatcgttagtaaTATGTAATCTCACTCAACATAGTCTGACCCATTGTTGTTTAAACATTTCAGGTGCTCAGTGTTTGCACTTGGCTAGAGTCCACCTTTTTGGGTCCGGAAGTCTGTAGTAGCATGTATAGTTCCTGATTTATGTAGAGCTACAGTAGTATTCCTGAGTTGACAGAGTCATGGCCTTGACAGGAGTGTATTATGCTTGTTGTTTATGTTTACTGTccttgtttatatatttttgtaggctacgccAGTTGTATATTGTTTCACGGCGCCAGTTGCCAGTGATATGACTTAGATACACTAGTACATATATAGTGTTGTGGGGCCAGTACGTATGTGGTACGGAAGTTAGAGCCCATATGTAATTGCTTTCGTTTGTTTAGTCCCTATATGATTGTCATTTGCGAAAAAAgttttaatggttttaggcttgctatgggtttcagacctaccactcccattccctaccgccggtctcggcccaataatttgggtcgtggcATTTGCATTTGTGCATTCTTGAGTCGGGCGTATGTTTGTTGATGCTTGTTCAAGATTGTCAAGCTTGATAGTTGTGAGCTGTGGAAAGATTGCCAAGCCAAAATAATCAGAATTAACTAATTTACAGAAATACCACTGGCAGCCCTTATAAAAAGGGGGGTCTGCTGCTGCAAACAGGACAATAACAAAAGAGAGAGAATTTCTGCTGAAAAGAAAACTCTTTTACAGACGCTTTGAGTGTAGAAATTGCACAAAACTTCCATAAAAGCTAAACCAAATCCAGCATTTCCAGTTCACTCATAAGAAAGAGGCAAAGATATCATCATCAGGGACAACAAGAACAAACCAACATCCTTCCAAACCAAAATTTGCAGTAGTTAAGGTATGATATCTAATCCTTCCAATCATTTACAACATTTAGTCTTATATTAAGCACACATATATTTAGCATTTTTGTTCATTATTTATGTGGTATTAGCAATGCTTATATTTATCATTATGTAGTCATCTTAAACTTTCTTGTAACTGCAATATGAAGTTAAAAAATATTGCAGCCAACTACTGGAAAGTTTTATGAGGTTAATGAAACTTTCCTAACAAAAAATGGacagacaaaaataaaataatattatccttttttaaaaaattaaagatcttAAACTCAAAACAAATGTATATCTTTTTTTCTAATctcttatttaaatttaatttatgaaaaatatatgaaattttatgagttttattttacacagtaaaaaaaatctaaaattaaatttggttaaaatgtagaaaattgatttttgttttttctaaaGAACCATTTCCAGGACCAATAAACACTCATAAGTCaataagtttgtttttgttccactTTCAACAATGCaagtcaatttttatttttaaataaacgaaaagattgttttttttatacattcTTCTTGAAACAGgacaaataaaaactaaaaaaatttcacACACTTTTTaatcacaaaataaataaaacttgatatctaattaaatattcaacataataaaaaatatgtccggttttgaaagaaaaaatgaaataacattttaattggattattatttctattgtttgaaaaaaattaaaaaaaattataatatactcaatttttttcaagtaataataaaaaggatccaattttgtttttaaaaagaaaattcagtTTTGAAAAAGAAACGGCAACATTTTTGAGGTAACTATGCTcatattatatttagaaaaatctAAAGAAACAATTGCATCTCATGACATATTAATAGTTAACGCCATTCTAAAGATAATAAAAAGACAAAAGGTGTGTCTAGATTAAACAAAAAGGAAACTAATAACCTTTGAGGTTCCATctcattaaaatttatgttatgtATTTCCtgtaaaaaagataaaaaaaatgagaaagaattttttttcacGAATTACATctatataaaaagaaagaaagaaaaaaaacactccctttttttttctttaaaaaggcTGGATCAAATAATTTTGGTTCAAATCGATAGCTTTCTTTAGATCCATGCAaccaccaaaaataaaaaattagatcaaaataaatttatcaaataacaaattaatctattgtctcaaataaaaaaactttacCAAGCAAATTAATTTTCGTCGTCTAAATCGTTAGCTTGCGCTACATTTTTCCGGATGAGTTCAACCAAATCGAAGTGGAGTCatgcaaattataaaaataaaataaaattgaaaaaaaaaaaagaaaatctcaaaaaaattaaggaaTTTAATAGCTCTACCTTTTTGTATCCGAAATTTTACTCCATTTATGAGTAAATCGAATCAAAAATGGTTCGCTCCACTAATTCGAGAAGGAATTGAAGCAAACGTTTGACGAACTTGAGAATTCATTTGCACATTAGAGCTGAGATTTTGGTAGTTTACGATAAAGAGAatgaatagaaaaaaaatagagcGTTCCTTAAAATTTCCATGATTTGATTTATGCAAGACAAATAGAAAAAACACATAAAAGGAAAAAGAGAAGGAAAAATGGTAATAATGTTGGTTGCGTGGCTTGAATATTAggtttctcttttcttttattttagcgCTATATACTAAGGTGATAGGGTTAGTTTTTGGGATTACTTCTCTACCCTTATATCATGGTTCATTAAATTTAAGTCTAACTCCGGGCTCATAGGCCCGAAACCCAGCACAGGCTCATAAGTCCATCTAAAGAGAGTATAGGCCTTACTTTGGACCTAAAGCATGAAACTCTCACTCTATTTGTtggaaaaattacataaaaatacaaaaaaacgGAGTTACTTTTCAAAAATGCTAAATCAGCTAATTTCTTTCATTGAATGCTAAGttcctttctcttttttctctctctcacaCATGTggtttctctctctctctctctctctctctctctctctctctctctctctctctctctctctctctctctctctctctctctctctctctctctctctctctctctctccatGTGGTCCCTgtcatctcttttttttttcacattCTACCTCTATTATTcaccattttctttttcttttttaaatttttttactaacTACCATTGTTGTTGACTCACCATTTTAATTTCTTCTCCATATTTTATTTCTATCTCtggcctttttttttctttttcaaattcttTCTATTTTTCACTAACTAACATTCTTGTTTATTGACTATTTTTCTAACTCTACTTGCGATTctgaaattttttttctttatcattttcttacttttaaCTGCTAATTCGCTTTTTATAAATAGAATATAGCACTATATAAATAGTACAATGATTGTCTctacaaaattaatttcaatagtTGATAGAGGCGAAAAATCTAAACTTATGAAGcgtaaattagttaaaaaaaaggaAGTGGAGGTagtgtttataaaattgaataattattttacacaaatGTTACATGTCGTAGTAATTTtacaaaagaaacaatagaatatgtcaaatttaattatatatttataattatataaatttctaaTAGATGCAacccttttctttttctatttcttgTGTAAAATAGCAAATGaggtatattttaaattaccaaaagaaaaaaaatgtaaaaataaatatttgatataaattaaaatatatatcacacaaaaataaaaaaaatatttaaataattattgaataaaataaaactatttatcATTAAACTTTACTAAATCgtttaatttacaaaaaatcAATGCTAAATAACTGAAAAATGCAAAGTTGTagaatgtttatatttttttatataaactcaAAGATTAACTTCagtttgtgataaattttatgacgacattatattgttattagtttatattttttttattatttatatatattatgtatatacatattggatacatcaataatacattataGATATATCACCTGATACGTCATATATGTACCACCGGTACACTGTAGATACATTActgatacatcataaatacatcaataatacattaccgatacattttcgatacatcatatatatatcaatCGATTTTTAAAATAGTGAAGTAGTCCAtacaagtgataattatatgctaACGCTAGTTCATCTTTGATCACAAGTCAATTTAATCATTATGCTCGAGAGAGTGTTAGAAAATGAGACTATGAGTAAAACATTCCCTCTTTTAATACATTGcagactaaatttttttaaaattataattttttataacacAAGCGTTAATTTATAATGCAATATAGATAcatctttaatatataatttatacattgtaatttttatattaagagatatggattattaaaattatatttaatatgtattatttatgtatcgtagatgtattattaaaattatatttaaaatatattatttgtgtattttgatatgcattatgtataaatagtatatcaaaaacatattgttttctattttttttttttataattgatggCACAATagtgtatttaatattttaaattacagtAATAGAGAGAgatattatttgtgtatttaatatgtattttttgtgtattttgAGATTTACCATTAAAgttgtatttaatatgtattatttgtatttaagaTGTACCATTAAAGttgtatttaatatgaaaagaGTCGTGAAGTAAATTGTGTCCGTTCGAATAGTTTttgagacacataaataatactccatattaaaaatatagttttgagacatataaataatataattttgaaacacataaataatacatattaataatatatatatttattatttttatcaatggtgataaatttgatgaagggaataaatattattattagtttttttatatatatcacaTGTATATAAAGATGTTGTATTGCtattatttgatgcgtgaattttaattaaagcatgtgatacatatattttttaatttaatatatattatacatactgcatagagacacataaataatacatattaataatttatttatttatttatttttaaggtacaaaaatttcaaaacactATAACTCCCTCATCTGAGCTCGGTTTAAATTGATTCTCGCGACTATGGAAAGAGGAGGACGATagatatgatttgattattattaggatgaaaattttcaaaaaaactaaatttaaaggggaaatcatatttttttctacttgaacatttttaaacaagtcctttaacttaaaaaaattcaaataagtcctcgataaatgagtttagtttgatgatttatggtgctattgaaagtcaaaaataaaaaatagggtaaaattgattgttttacaaggtcggggtgctattgaaagccaaaaatacgaaatagggtgatattgaagaaattacaagatgggggtgcaattgaaaaacatttgaaaggtcggtagtttttcagaccttaaacCTTTTCTAAATGAGAACAGACTGAACCAGACCAAAATTAACCGACATTTCGATTAACCGAACTGAAATAACCGCCAGCCAAAGTAATACAATTTGGTTCTCATTTTTATAAGGgtggtttggtttagtttcagaTTTTCCCACACCGAACAGAACCGAGCTCAACCTTAATTATAATACCCTACGTGCAACACCTTTTTTTTCCTACTGTGTCGCTTTGTTTAATACTTCATATGAGATTCaataaatttctttttcttcttcaatttaTTCTAGAAAAACTAAAGTCGGCTCATTAATATATATTCAATATATGCAGTTCATAACAATTCAGCAAATGGATTACTCTAATTTTATCATTACTTGTTGAATATTTATAgcaaatttcaaatttagtttCTAATCTGTTcagattttaaattcttaatcaaATCGTTTCAAATTCTTCTTCAAATTCAGATCAAGCGATCATcactttttccaaaaaaaaaaagaaaaaacagtaaattattaatttattttttgtccaactaaaactatattaaaaacattttcaaacggtTTCATAAGGTTTATGAAACACAATACTGtttcaaaaaacaattatataataGTTTTTAACAGTTTTTAAAAACAACTTTCTCTAGAAACACTTCCAACACtttccaaaaaaattcaaacaatatTCAATGGTGTCAAatagttttttcaaaaaaatttcaatagcTTCTAAAGTAATATTTCCAATAATTTATAAACACAGTTGctgtaaaaataattttcaacaATTTCAAATAGTTTCAATGATTTTAGATATTCTCTAAAAAAAGTTCCAAATGATTTCCAACAGTTTCCAATAgcttctaaaataaattataagaacaGTTATAAatagtttctaaaaaaatagTTGCATAAAATTTACAACAGTTTTCAATAGTTTCAAATAGTTTTTtacggtttaaaaaaaatagtttcaaacagtttcataaaggcttaaatacttaaaaactCCCACCTTGaacatttttttcgtttataccctcaccttgtaaaaaagtcatttgtacctAATTTTAGGTTTTTAGGAAATTTCGTCTTCGAAATTAGGCTAGAATAGATGAGGGTATCGACTTCTCATATCCTCCTATCGTTCCCAAGTTGCTTCCTCACTTCCATGATGTTTCCATAATACTTTTACTAGAGGAATAACCTTATTTCTTAAATCTTTATCCTCATTTGCTAAAATAGTAACTGGTTCTTCTTCATAGGATAAATTATCCTTTAGCTCTATAGGTTGAACTTGTAAGACGTGACTAGGATCACTCCTGTATCTCCGTAGCATTGAAGCATGAAAGAAATTATGAATCTGCGATAACTCTGGAGGTAAGGCTAATTTGTAAGCCACTGTCCCAATCTTTTCAATTACTTTATATGGACCAATGAACCTTGGACTTAGTTTCCCTCTCTTACCAAATTGTAATATCTCTTTCCATGGAGAAATCTTGAGAAACACTTTATCACCCACACTATACTCAATCGGCATCCTCTTCAAATCATCATAGCTCTTTCAGGCGATCTCTGATCAATTGTACTTTTTCTGTAGTGATTTGAACAATTTCTGGGCCTATTAACTGTTTTTCCCCAATTTCATCCCAACACACTGGTGTTCTGCATTTTCTACCATATAATGCTTCATAAGGATCCATTCCCAAACTAGAATGATAACTATTGTTGTATGCAAACTCCATGAGTGGCACATATTTATCCCAACTACCTTGAAATTCAATCATGCATGCACGTAACGTATCCTCTAAGGTTTGAATAGTTCGTTCTGATTGCCAATatgtctgaggatgaaatgctGTACTGAATTTCAATTTAGTACCTAAAGCTAGTTGTAAGCTTTGCCAAAACCTTGATGTAAATCTCGGATCCCTAACAGACACAATAGAATATGGAACACCATGTAGTCTAACTATCTTCCTAGTGTAAATCTTAGCAAGTTTATCAAGAGGATAATTTACCTTTATAGGAAGAAAATGTGCTGATTTTGTTAGTCTATCAATAATCCATATCGCATCATGTCCTTGTTGAGTTCTAGGTAACCCAACAACAAAATCCATATCCACatgttcccatttccattcaGGAATAGAAAGTGGTTGTAGCAAACCTGATGGATGCTGGTGCTCTGCTTTAACTTGCTGGCATGTTAAACATCTAGACACAAATTTTGTAATTTCTTTCTTTATTCCCGACCACCAGTAGTTTTCTTTCAATGTATGATACATTTTTGTACTCCCCGGATGCAAAGTATAGGCTGAATTGTGTGCTTCCTCCATTATTTCTCTTTTCAATATATCAATATTAGGAACACATAATCTACCCTTGTACACTAGAGTTCCATCATCAGAAACATTAAAGTCATTTTTATTATCCTGTTGGACTTCTCCTTTGAATTTCACTAATTTGTCATCCTGATTCTGAGCATCCctaattatttcaattaaaataggaCGAACCTTCAAAGTAGCTAATAAAGCTCCATTTTCACTTTCACTTAATTCTACATTAAGTCTTCTCAGTTCAAGCAATAATGGAATCCTTACGGTGttgatataaaacaaattaccTAAAGATTTCCTGCTAAGGGCATCAACTACTACATTAGCTTTTCCAGGGTGATACTCTATGGTAAGATCATAATCTTTCAGAAGTTCTATTCATCTTCTTTGTCTCAGATTCAATTCTTTCTGAGTCAGTATGTACCTCACACTTTTATGATCAGTGAAGACAAGACATTTCTCACCATAtaggtgtaataccccaaaatattttaaggtaattaagtcgtgccacgtgtcatgatttctgataaattaaattaaggagaatttaatttaattatatcgggaatttagaat
This window of the Mercurialis annua linkage group LG5, ddMerAnnu1.2, whole genome shotgun sequence genome carries:
- the LOC126681674 gene encoding uncharacterized protein LOC126681674, giving the protein MPIEYSVGDKVFLKISPWKEILQFGKRGKLSPRFIGPYKVIEKIGTVAYKLALPPELSQIHNFFHASMLRRYRSDPSHVLQVQPIELKDNLSYEEEPVTILANEDKDLRNKVIPLVKVLWKHHGSEEATWER